The Actinomadura graeca nucleotide sequence GCACGTGTGGGACGCCACGGCCAAGGCGAAGCTGCACGAGTTCCGCGTCGAGACCGGCGGCGCGCTCTCGCGGATGCCCGAGGTGGCCGTGACGACCCTGGCCGACCACTCGTTCCGGGTCGCGGCGGTCGCGGGGCGCACCCTGCACGTGTGGGACGGCCACACCGGGCGGGCCGTCCGGACCCTGCAGGTGTCGGAGGACGGCGACTCGGGCGTCGCGCTGGCCGCGCTGCCCGACCTGCGCGCGGTCGTCGCGGCCACCAGCGGCCGGGAGACGCTGGCCTGGGACGTCGAGTCGGGCGCCGTCCTCGCCAGGGTGGAGCACGCGGCGGGCGGGCTGCCGCAGACCGTGGACCTGGTGGCCGGGCAGGACGGCGGGCTCCTGCTCGCGGCCGGCCGCGGCGGCGACGCCCCGGCGCGCGTCCTGCGGCTGGACCCGGCCCGGTAGCGGGCGGGGCGCCCGATGCCGCTCGACGAGCTGACCGCGAGGGCGGAGGACCTCGTCCGGGAGTACGAGGCGACCCGCGACCGGGGCGTGCTCTTCTCCGCGGAGGCGGACCGGGACGCGGCGGCGCTGTGGACGGCGGTGCGGGCGGTCGACCTCGACACCGCGTCCCCGTGGCTCGACGCCCGGTTCACGGCGGCGAGCACCGTGCTCGGACGCCTGCACCACCTGCGGTACCGCGCGGCGGGGGAGGGACGCGGGCTCGCCGACCTGGCCAGGGCGCTGCTGTGCCTGGAACCCGTCGCCGACGACTACCACGCCGTCCCGCTGGACGTGAACACCCTGGTCGGGCGTGCCACGCACGCCGAGGACCAGGCGGAGACGGGGACGGTGCTGCTGCGCGCCTCGGCGGGCGGCGGCTCCGACCCGGCGCTGCTGGACGCGGCCATCCTGCTGATGGAACCGGCCGCCGGGGCGGCGCCCCGGCGCGGGCTCGTCCGTGGCGCCCGGCTGTCGCACCTGTGCCTGGCCTTCCGCCGCCGTCATGAACGCGACGGGACGGCGGCGGACCTCGACCGGGCCGTCGCCGCGGGGGAGGAGTCCGTGGCGATCGCGGACGCGCACGGCGAGGAGGCCACCGAGCCGTGGGCCCACCTCGCCCGCGCGTACCGGTGCCGGTACCTGCTGCGCGGGGACGCGGCCGACCTGCGGCGCGTCATCGACCTGTTCGAGCGGGTCCTGGACATGGAGGGGCCCAGCGCCGCGCTCCTGTCGGACCTGGGGACGGCCTACCGGGACCACCACGGGCACACCGGCGACCCCGCGCACATCGAGAAGGCGGTGGACCTGGCGGAACGGGCGGCGGCGCTGCCCGGCGGCGAGGCCGGCACGGGTGTCCTCGCCGGTCTCGGCCGCTCCCTGCTGCGCCGCTACGAGACCTCCGGCGCGAAGGCGGATCTGTGGCGGGCCGCCGAGATCGGCGAGCGCGTCGTGGCGGCGCTGCCGGACGGTGACCCCGAGGGGCCCGGCCACCTCGCGTCCGTCGCGTCCGTCCTGCTCGAACGGCACAGGCACGGGCAGGCCCCGGGCGACCTGGACCGCGCCGTCGACCTCACCGAGCGGGCCCTGTCGGCGCTGCCGGAGGAGGACCCGCGCCGGCCGGACGTCCTGCGCGGCCTCGCCGCCGCGCTCCACCGGCGCTACCTGGGCACGGGCACCGGCCCCGACCTGGACCGGGCCGCGACGCTGGGCGCCTGGGCGCTCGCGGCGATCCCGGACGGACATCCCGGACGGGCGGGCGCGTCCATGGAGCTGGCGGGAATCCACCTGACCCGCTACGCCCGGAGCGGCGTGCTCGCCGACCTCGCCCAGGCGATCGAGCTGGGAGAGCGGGTCGCGGCAGGGACTGGGGAGACGCCGGAGTGGGCGTCGCTGCTGGGCCGCGCCTACCGCCGCCGGTACCGCGCCACCGGCGACATCGCCGACCTGGACCGTGCCATCGACCTCGGTGGGCGGGCGCTGGCGGGCACCGGCGCGGACGACGTCGCGCTGGCCGGACGGCGGGCCCGGCTCGCCGCCGCCCACCTGCGCAGGCACGCCCACGCAGGAGACCGGGCCGATCTGGAACGGGCGATCGACCTCGGCGAGAGCGCCGTGGCCGCCACCCCGGACTGCCACCTCGACCTGCCCGGACGGCTGGCCGGACTCGCCGGCGCGCGGCTGGCCCGGTACCGCCTCGACCGGGATCCCGCCGACGTGGACGCCGCGGTCGACCTCGGCGAGCGGGCGCTGGCGGGCGTCCCGGCCGACCATCCCGAGCGGGCGGCGCTCACGGCCGGGCTCTGCGCCGCCTACCTCGACCGTCTCGACGGCGGGGGACGCCCGCCGGGGCCGGAGCGGCTGCACGCCCTGGCGGCGGCCGCACGGGAGGCGCGGACGGTGGCCCCGGCCGACCGGGTGGCCGCCCACCATGCCGCCGGCGCGCTCGCGGAGGCCGCCGGGGACGACCGGCTCGCGGTGACCCTGCTGGACGGCGCCGCCGCGCTGCTGCCGTCGGTCGCCCCACGCGAGGCGGGCTGGGCCGACCAGCAGCACCGGATCGGCGAGCACGGCGGGCTCGTCGGGACGGGCGTGGCCGCGCACTGCGCCGTAGGCGACGCCGCGGGCGCGGTCGAGTTCGCGGAGCTGGGCCGCGGTGTCCTTCTCGCGAGCCAGGCGAACACCCGCGCCGGCCTGGCCGCGCTGGAGGACCGCGACCCCCGCCTCGCCGGCCGGTTCCGCTGGGTGTGCGAGCGGCTCAACACGCCGGACTTCCCCGCGGGCGAGCGGCGGCGCTGGTGGGCCGACCACGACGCGCTGCTCGCCGAGATCCGCGCGCTGCCCGGCCTGGAGGGGTTCCTGGCGGCGCCGCGGCTCGCCGACCTGCGGGCCGCCGCCGAGGGCGGGTACGCGGTGCTGGTCAACGCCGGGCGGGACCGCGGCGACGCGGTGATCGTCCGCGCCGACGGCGACCCGGTCCCGGTGACGCTGCCCGGCCTGCGGCGGACGGAGGCGGAGGCGCGGGTCGCGGCGCTGCTCGCGGCGGTCGGCGGAGGCCCCTCCCTGGCCGGCGTGCTGCGCAGGCGCCGCGTCGTCCCGCAGGTGCTGGGCTGGTTGTGGGACACCGCCGTCGAGCCGGTCGCGCACGCGCTCCGCACGCTCCGCCCGCACGGGGCCGCGCGGGTGTGGTGGCTGCCGACGGGCCTGCTGGGGCTGCTGCCGCTGCACGCCGCAGGGCACCCCGGGAAGCCGGGGGCGCTCGACGCGATGGTGTCGTCGTTCGTCCCGTCCCTGCGGGCGCTGCGAGACGCCCGTGACCGTCCTCCGGCCACCTCCCGCCGCCACCTCACCGTCGCGCTGCACCACACCCCGGGGCTTCGGGACCTGCCGGGGGCCGCCCGCGAGGCCGCCGTGCTGGACGGCCCGGTGCTCGCCGACGAGCAGGCGACCGCCGGACGCGTCCTGTCCGCCCTCGGCGAGGCGACGTGGGCGCACTTCGCCTGCCACGCGGTCGCCGATCCCGTCTCGCAGGCCGACGGCGGGCTGCGCCTGCACGACAGGACGCTGCGGCTCCCCGAGGTCGGAGGGCTGCGGCTGGACGGGGCGGAGCTCGCCTACCTGTCGGCCTGCTCCACCGCCGACCACGGCACCCGCTACGCCGACGAGGTCCTGCACCTGGCCTCGGCGTTCCAGTTCGCCGGGTTCCGGCACGTGGTGGCGAGCCTGTGGCCCCTGGCCGACGAGGTCGCGGTGTCCGCCGCCCGGCGCTTCTACCGGGGGCTGCCGGGCACCCCGGTCGCCGACGACGCCGCGTCCGTCCTGCACGAGGTGACGCTCGGCCTGCGGGACGAGCACCCGGACCGGCCGGATCTGTGGGCGCCCCTCGTCCACAGCGGGCCGTGACCGCCGGGTCAGGGCATGTGGGGGTGCGGGGTGTCGTGATCGCCGCGGTCGTCGCAGAGCATGAGCAGGATCGTGGCGCGTTCCGGGCCGAGCGAGCGGACCTTGTGCGGGTTCGTGGCCTTGAAGTAGACGGAGTCGCCCGGCTCCAGCGTGATGGAGCGGGACGGGAAGAGGAGCTCGGCGCGCCCCCGGTGCACGAACAGGAACTCCTCGCCCGGATGGTCCCGGAAGGGGACGGGACCGGCGTCGTGCGGCGGGTACAGCATGAACGGCGTCATCCGCTTGGTGCTGGCCTGGAGCGCGATGCCCTCGTAGCGTGACCCGGCCTCGTCGTCGGGCGTGAGCGGCCGCCGCTCACCGGCCCGGGTCACGGTGACGTCGGCGAGCTGCTCCGCGTCGACGAACAGGCTGTCGAGGGAGATGCCGAGGGCGCGGGCGAGCGCGGCGCTGACGGCGATGGACGGCGTGCTCTGGCCGCGCTCGACCTTGGACAGGTAGCTCTTGGTCACGCCGGCGCGCTCGGCGAGGGCCTCCAGCGTCATGAGCCGCTCCTTGCGCAGCTCCCGCACCCGATTGATCACCGTGGCCGCCTTTCACGCCGCTCCGCGGGCCCGGTGACGGCCCGGCGGACATCCAAGTATGGCGTCCTGGGGACATGTCCCCATCAGGGGCGTCCCGCCGGCCCCTTGGTGAAGGAAACCTTGTGTCATATAGTGGTCGAAGTTTCCTCACCTGGAAAGGGAGCGGACATGGCATCGACACTGCGCGACACGAAGGACACCGTCGTCGGCCGCGCCGAACGGCAGATGCGCGAGCACTTCGGCGACTCCACGCTGACCGTCCGGCAGAAGCTGGCGCTGACCTGCCGCATCCTGTTCGACGGCGGCCACGACTCCGGCCTCGCCGGGCAGATCACCGCCCGCGGCCCGCGGGAGGGCACCTACCACACCCAGCGGCTCGGCCTCGGCTTCGACGAGATCACCGAGGAGAACCTGCTGCTCGTCGACGAGGACCTGAACGTCCTCGAAGGGCAGGGCATGCCCAACCCGGCGAACCGGTTCCACTCCTGGATCTACCGTGCGCGCGAGGACGTCAACTGCATCGTCCACACGCACTCGCTGCACACCGCCGCCCTCGCCATGCTGGAGGTGCCGCTGATGGTCTCCCAGATGGACACCACGCCCCTCTACGAGGACTGCGCCTTCCTCAAGGACTGGCCGGGCATCCCCGTCGGCAACGAGGAGGGCGAGATCATCTCGGCCGCGCTCGGCGACAAGCGGGCGATCCTGCTCGCCCACCACGGCCAGCTCGTGACGGGCGCAAGTGTCGAGGAGGCGTGCCACCTGGCGATCCTCATCGAGCGCGCGGCCCGGCTCCAGCTCCTCGCCATGGCGGCGGGCACCATCCGGCCGCTGCCGCCCGAGCTGGCCCGCGAGGCCCACGACTGGACGTCCAGCGAACGGCGCAACCAGGCCAACTTCGCCTACTACGCGCGCCGCGCCCTGCGCGCCCACCCCGACTGCGTCGCCGAGGGGACGGAGATCTGATGGCGGCGCCGCCGGTCGCGGGGATCATCGGCTACCCCGTCACGCCCTTCGCGCCGGAAACCGGCGACCTCGACCTGGAACGGCTCCGCGGGCTGACCGCCGAGCTGGTGGACGGCGGCTGCCACGCCGTCGCGCCGCTCGGCAGCACCGGGGAGAGCGCCTACCTCAGTGACGCCGAATGGGACGCCGTCTGCGAGACGACGCTGGAGACCGTCGCGGGCCGGGTCCCGACGGTGGTCGGCGTCTCGCACTGGAGCACCGGGACCGCCGTCCGCCGCGCCCGCCTCGCCGAGCGTCACGGCGCCACCGCGATCATGGTGCTGGCGCAGAAGTACTGGCAGCTCACCGAGGACGAGCTGGAACGCCATTTCGCGGCCGTCGCGGAGGCGACCGGCCTGCCGGTCATGCTCTACAACAACCCGGCCACCAGCGGCGTCGACCTGACGCCGCCGACCGTCGTCGCCCTCGCCCGGAGGATCCCCGCGATCACGATGGTGAAGGAGAGCTCCGGCGAGGTCGCGCGCTTCCGCGAGATCCTGGAACTGTCCGAGGGGACGCTGTCGGTCTACAACGGCAGCAACCCGGTGGCGCTGGAGGCGTTCCGGGCGGGCGCGTCCGGCTGGTGCACCGCGGCGCCGTGCCTGCTCCCGCGGTGGTGCCTGGACCTGCACACGGCCGCGCTGCACGGGCCGCCCGAGCGGGCCGACGCGCTGCTGGAGGCGCTGCTGCCGTTCCTGAAGCTCATCGTCGACCGGGGGCTGCCCCGGACGATCAAGGCGGGGCTGGAGATCCAGGGCCGGCACGCGGGCCCGCCGCGTCCGCCGCTGCGCCCGCTGCCGGAGGCGGACGCCGGGCGCCTGCGCGAGCTGCTCGAACGCCTCGACGCCCACCCGCTGACCACGGCGGCCGCCCCAGGCTGACGCCGCACCGCCGGAGTCCTACGCGACACTCGTGCGGATGATCGGCTCACCGCTGGGAGGCGCGATGACGGAGGAACCGGCAGGCGGCATGGTCGAGGACGTCCGGCTGGCCATCTACCGCGGCTTCGCGGAGGAGGGGAGCGCGCTTCGGCCCGGCGAGATCGCGGCGCACCTGGGGATCACCGCGGACGAGGTCAGGCGCGCGATGCGGGCCCTCCACGCGAGCCGCGACATCGTGCTGGACGCCGAGGACGGCGACCGCGTCGTCCTGGCGCACCCGTTCACGTCCGTCCCGCTCGGTTTCTCCGTCATGGGCCGGGACACGCTGTGGTGGGGCGGCTGCGCCTGGGACTCCTTCGCCATGCCGCACCTCCTCCCGGACGAGCCGGAGGTCCTGGTCGCCACGCGCTGCCCGGCCTGCGGCACCGCGCACGCCTGGGCCGTCGGACGCGACGCGCCTCCGTCCGGTGGGCAGGTCGCCCACTTCCTCACCCCCGTCCAGCGGGTCTGGGACGACGTCGTGCGCTCGTGCGCGAACCAGCGGCTGTTCTGCTCGGACGACTGCGTCCGCGCGTGGCTGGAGCGGACGGGCCACGAGCACGGCTACACGATGGACCTGGCGACGCTGTGGCGGCTCGCGCGGAACTGGTACACCGGGCGCCTGGAGCGCGGCTACCGGCGCCGCGAGCCGTCCGCCGCGTCCGCCTACTTCGCGGAGGTCGGCCTGCGCGGGCCGTTCTGGGGCCTGCCCGCCCGGTAGTCCCGCTTCCGGGGGACCATTCGGGCAACCTGCCGATCCGTGGCCCCGGACCGCGAGGGCCGACCTCGCCGACCGGACGGGCAATTCACGCGAAGTCGCTTGTCGGCCCTACTGTACACACGTACGATGGCGGCGATCCGATCATCATTGGACACGTGTACAGGCTGGTGGAAGCGGAGATGGGGGAGGACGCCCCGGAAGAGACGACGTGGGTGCGGATCAGGGACGCGGCGCTGGCGCAGTTCGCCGAGCACGGGGAGCGGGGCGCCACGATCAGGGGCATCGCCAAGGCCGCCGAGGTCTCGCCCGCGCTGGTCCAGCACTACTTCGGCACGAAGGAGAGCCTGCGGCAGGCGTGCGACGAGTACGCGATCGAGGTGTTCCGCCGCGCCGAGCACGAGGCGCTCGACGGCGGGATGGGCGACCCCGGGTTCATGGCCGTCGCGATGCGGGCGGGCGTCGCGATCCGGCGCTACCTCGCGCGCGTATTGGTCGACGGCTCGCCGAGGGCCGCGGCGCTCTTCGACGACGCGGTCGCCCTCAACAAGGAACTGCTCCAGCGGGACGACCCGGGCATGTCCAAGCCCACCACCGACGATCTGCACGCCTATTCGGCGGTGATGATGGGCATGGGATTCGGCCTGGTCGTCCTGCACGAGCACATGTCCCGGGTGCTGGGCGCCGACACCCTCTCGCCCGCCGGATACCGGCGGCTCGCCCTGGCCGCGCTCGACGTCCACATGGACGTCCTGCTCTCCGAGGAGCTCGCCGAGCAGGCGCGCGCCTCCCTGAAGGACCTGCCGGACGACGAGACCTGACCCCCGTCGCGGCCCGCGCCGCCCGACCTCGCGAGGATCTTGCTTGCGGGGGACGGCGCGTCGGTTGAACCGGCCGAGTATTCGGTGACGTACTCAAGGTGGTGAAGGGGTCATCTGCGGGGGGCGCGATGAAGACGGAACACCCGGACACCGCCGAGGGCCAGGACGCCACGGCGGTCCTGGACGCCGGGGAGGGACAGGCGGCGGGCAGATCCCGGGCACGCCGGGTCTGGGGGCGGGTCGTCACCGGGCTGGCGTGCGCGTTCGTCTTCGCCGCCCTGGTCGTTCCCAGCGAGTTCGCACGGCTCACGCCCGGGGCGCTGCTGCGCGTGCCGGTGGAGGGGATCGTCGGCGCGGTGGTCCTGGTCGTGCTGCCGCCGCGGCCGCGCCGGGTGGTGGCGGCGGTGGCGGGCGCCCTGCTCGGGCTGCTGACGATCGTGAAGGTCGTGGACGTGGGCTTCGACGCCGTCCTCGTCCGGCCGTTCGACCTCGTCCTGGACTGGGTGCTGCTGCGCCCGGCGGTGGAGTTCCTCGACACCTCGCTCGGCCGGGGCGGCGCCGTCGCCGCGATCGCCGGGGTGGTCGTGCTCGCCGTCGCCGTGCTCGTCCTCATGACGCTGTCGGTCATGCGGCTGAGCCGTCTCGCGGCCGGGTACCGGCGGCAGACCGTGGGCGGGGCGGCGGCCCTGTGGACGGCGTGGCTGGCGTGCGCGGCGCTCGGCGCCCACCTCGTCCCGGGGGTGCCGATCGCGTCCGGGGGGACGGCGGTGCTGGCCTTCGACCACGCCCGCGAGGTGCGGACGAGCCTGCTGGACGAGAAGGTGTTCGCCAAGGAGGCGTCCAAGGACGCCTACCGCGGCACGCCCGGGAACCGGCTGCTGACGGGCCTGCGCGGCAAGGACGTCGTGCTCGCCTACGTCGAGAGCTACGGGCGGGACGTGATCGAGGACCCGCAGTACGCGCCGCAGGTGGACGCGGTGCTGGACGCCGGGACGAAGCGGCTGCGCGCCGCCGGGTTCTCGGCCCGCAGCGGGTTCCTCACCTCGCCGACGGCGGGCGGGGGGAGCTGGCTGGCGCACGCGACGCTGCTGTCGGGGCTGTGGATCGACAACCAGCAGCGGTACCGGACGCTGGTCGGCAGCGACCGCCTCACCCTCAACCGCGCCTTCCAGCGGGCGCGGTGGCGGACGGCGGCGGCGATGCCCGCCCTCGTCCGGACCTGGCCGGAGGGCGGCTTCTTCGGCTACGACAAGGTCTACGACTCCCGGAACATCGGCTACCACGGGCCCCGGTTCAGCTACGCGACGATGCCCGACCAGTACACGCTCTCGGCCATCCAGCGGTCCGAGCGGGCGCGGACGGAGCCGGTGATGGTGGAGACGGCGCTGGTGTCGAGTCACGCGC carries:
- a CDS encoding CHAT domain-containing protein encodes the protein MPLDELTARAEDLVREYEATRDRGVLFSAEADRDAAALWTAVRAVDLDTASPWLDARFTAASTVLGRLHHLRYRAAGEGRGLADLARALLCLEPVADDYHAVPLDVNTLVGRATHAEDQAETGTVLLRASAGGGSDPALLDAAILLMEPAAGAAPRRGLVRGARLSHLCLAFRRRHERDGTAADLDRAVAAGEESVAIADAHGEEATEPWAHLARAYRCRYLLRGDAADLRRVIDLFERVLDMEGPSAALLSDLGTAYRDHHGHTGDPAHIEKAVDLAERAAALPGGEAGTGVLAGLGRSLLRRYETSGAKADLWRAAEIGERVVAALPDGDPEGPGHLASVASVLLERHRHGQAPGDLDRAVDLTERALSALPEEDPRRPDVLRGLAAALHRRYLGTGTGPDLDRAATLGAWALAAIPDGHPGRAGASMELAGIHLTRYARSGVLADLAQAIELGERVAAGTGETPEWASLLGRAYRRRYRATGDIADLDRAIDLGGRALAGTGADDVALAGRRARLAAAHLRRHAHAGDRADLERAIDLGESAVAATPDCHLDLPGRLAGLAGARLARYRLDRDPADVDAAVDLGERALAGVPADHPERAALTAGLCAAYLDRLDGGGRPPGPERLHALAAAAREARTVAPADRVAAHHAAGALAEAAGDDRLAVTLLDGAAALLPSVAPREAGWADQQHRIGEHGGLVGTGVAAHCAVGDAAGAVEFAELGRGVLLASQANTRAGLAALEDRDPRLAGRFRWVCERLNTPDFPAGERRRWWADHDALLAEIRALPGLEGFLAAPRLADLRAAAEGGYAVLVNAGRDRGDAVIVRADGDPVPVTLPGLRRTEAEARVAALLAAVGGGPSLAGVLRRRRVVPQVLGWLWDTAVEPVAHALRTLRPHGAARVWWLPTGLLGLLPLHAAGHPGKPGALDAMVSSFVPSLRALRDARDRPPATSRRHLTVALHHTPGLRDLPGAAREAAVLDGPVLADEQATAGRVLSALGEATWAHFACHAVADPVSQADGGLRLHDRTLRLPEVGGLRLDGAELAYLSACSTADHGTRYADEVLHLASAFQFAGFRHVVASLWPLADEVAVSAARRFYRGLPGTPVADDAASVLHEVTLGLRDEHPDRPDLWAPLVHSGP
- a CDS encoding TetR/AcrR family transcriptional regulator produces the protein MYRLVEAEMGEDAPEETTWVRIRDAALAQFAEHGERGATIRGIAKAAEVSPALVQHYFGTKESLRQACDEYAIEVFRRAEHEALDGGMGDPGFMAVAMRAGVAIRRYLARVLVDGSPRAAALFDDAVALNKELLQRDDPGMSKPTTDDLHAYSAVMMGMGFGLVVLHEHMSRVLGADTLSPAGYRRLALAALDVHMDVLLSEELAEQARASLKDLPDDET
- the merB gene encoding organomercurial lyase → MTEEPAGGMVEDVRLAIYRGFAEEGSALRPGEIAAHLGITADEVRRAMRALHASRDIVLDAEDGDRVVLAHPFTSVPLGFSVMGRDTLWWGGCAWDSFAMPHLLPDEPEVLVATRCPACGTAHAWAVGRDAPPSGGQVAHFLTPVQRVWDDVVRSCANQRLFCSDDCVRAWLERTGHEHGYTMDLATLWRLARNWYTGRLERGYRRREPSAASAYFAEVGLRGPFWGLPAR
- a CDS encoding dihydrodipicolinate synthase family protein; this translates as MAAPPVAGIIGYPVTPFAPETGDLDLERLRGLTAELVDGGCHAVAPLGSTGESAYLSDAEWDAVCETTLETVAGRVPTVVGVSHWSTGTAVRRARLAERHGATAIMVLAQKYWQLTEDELERHFAAVAEATGLPVMLYNNPATSGVDLTPPTVVALARRIPAITMVKESSGEVARFREILELSEGTLSVYNGSNPVALEAFRAGASGWCTAAPCLLPRWCLDLHTAALHGPPERADALLEALLPFLKLIVDRGLPRTIKAGLEIQGRHAGPPRPPLRPLPEADAGRLRELLERLDAHPLTTAAAPG
- a CDS encoding helix-turn-helix domain-containing protein, with product MINRVRELRKERLMTLEALAERAGVTKSYLSKVERGQSTPSIAVSAALARALGISLDSLFVDAEQLADVTVTRAGERRPLTPDDEAGSRYEGIALQASTKRMTPFMLYPPHDAGPVPFRDHPGEEFLFVHRGRAELLFPSRSITLEPGDSVYFKATNPHKVRSLGPERATILLMLCDDRGDHDTPHPHMP
- a CDS encoding aldolase; translated protein: MASTLRDTKDTVVGRAERQMREHFGDSTLTVRQKLALTCRILFDGGHDSGLAGQITARGPREGTYHTQRLGLGFDEITEENLLLVDEDLNVLEGQGMPNPANRFHSWIYRAREDVNCIVHTHSLHTAALAMLEVPLMVSQMDTTPLYEDCAFLKDWPGIPVGNEEGEIISAALGDKRAILLAHHGQLVTGASVEEACHLAILIERAARLQLLAMAAGTIRPLPPELAREAHDWTSSERRNQANFAYYARRALRAHPDCVAEGTEI
- a CDS encoding sulfatase-like hydrolase/transferase → MKTEHPDTAEGQDATAVLDAGEGQAAGRSRARRVWGRVVTGLACAFVFAALVVPSEFARLTPGALLRVPVEGIVGAVVLVVLPPRPRRVVAAVAGALLGLLTIVKVVDVGFDAVLVRPFDLVLDWVLLRPAVEFLDTSLGRGGAVAAIAGVVVLAVAVLVLMTLSVMRLSRLAAGYRRQTVGGAAALWTAWLACAALGAHLVPGVPIASGGTAVLAFDHAREVRTSLLDEKVFAKEASKDAYRGTPGNRLLTGLRGKDVVLAYVESYGRDVIEDPQYAPQVDAVLDAGTKRLRAAGFSARSGFLTSPTAGGGSWLAHATLLSGLWIDNQQRYRTLVGSDRLTLNRAFQRARWRTAAAMPALVRTWPEGGFFGYDKVYDSRNIGYHGPRFSYATMPDQYTLSAIQRSERARTEPVMVETALVSSHAPWASIPRLVDWKDVGDGSVFDPMVTDENPPWPAHIREEYRRSIEYSLNSLISYVRAYGDDDLVLVFLGDHQPASTITGPGAGRDVPITVVARDRRVLDRISGWGWQDGLRPGPDAPVWPMSAFRDKFLAAFGS